Part of the Deltaproteobacteria bacterium genome is shown below.
TTCGGGACGTTCGGTATAAGATATTATAATTCGTTGTACACCATAATTTTTATGCCAGATTTCAATAGCACCTTCCCAACGAGCGGTTGGAGACGCGCCTGTTAATCCAATGGATATAGTAGCTTCAGAATCAGGGTCTATAATAACTTCGATTTCATTTTTTAATTCTAGATTATCGTTTGGCCCCATTCCCAGCCAATATAGTGGGCAATTACCTGGTGTGCAGGTTTTTTCTTTAGTAGACTCAAGAATTTCTACACTGCCATCATCACGAATAAGATGCGAAGATACTTTACGTATTATGAATAGACCTGTAAGTGCACCTTTATTGGCAATGCGAAATTCATTTATAAGTTTAGTGTTACTAAATTCTAATGCAGTTGTATCAATAGCATAACTACCGGTTTCTGGTGCAGCAGTTAAGTTTGCCATGCTGTTGGTAATAGCAAGAGGTAGACAATGCCCATTTTCATTGTCATCTTGCGTGGCACAATAGCTATCAATAGGGCACGGGTCACCAGAAACTAAACAAGGCAAGCGGCATACCGAGCGAAAACATACGGCTTCGTCTTTGCAGTGTGAATTATTTTCGCAATTTGATTGGCAGACGCCATCTAGGCATGCTTGAAAATCGGCACAATCGCGGTCAATGGCGCAGTTGCGCAAATTTTCGGCAGTGGATAAACATTGGCCTGCTATACAAGTAGTACCGCCATAGCAGCCTTCAAGTAAGCCATCACCTGGGCAAGTTAGATAGGTGCCATCGTTAAGTTCGACATCTTCACGACATGGGGTATAACATTTTGGCGTCATAAATGCTGAAGTTGCAAGACCAGTTAATGTAACACAGCGGTCTTTTTTACAAGTGTTGCTATCGTTGCATGTACCATCATCATTACAAGAGCAGCCTTGCGAACCAATCAAACAAGGGGTGCAGACATCGCTTTCACAACGGGTGCCATGCATACAATAGTTGTCGTTGCCACAAGCAAAACCTGGGTAACCTGTGCCATCAAGACAAGAATCATTGCGGCATATTAGACCAGGGGCGCAGCTACCAGCAGCGCATTGACAATGTTCGGTACCGGGTGTGCAGCTAGATAATCGACAAAAGCCATCAGCACATTCAGCATCGCCGGTGCAACTTTGATCTTTTTGACAAGCACAGCCGGGCGTACCACGAGGACATTGATTAGAAATACAAACACCAGAATCACAAGTTAGTTTTTCGCCCGCTTCACTTTGATGACAACTCCAATCCATAAGACAGGCACAGCCATGCTCACCAGCAGGACAATCTTGGCGTTGGCAACGATTGTCGCTATCACAAAAAGCGTTTGTTTCACTGCAAGTATCGTCTGCTTTACATAAGCAGCCGACAGAGCCTTGCGGGCAAAGGCGACAAATGTTTTTGTCAGCAGTGCAAAACATACCTTCTTGGCATTTGCCATTATCACAGGTGCAGTTTGCAGAGCCAACAGAGCAAGCTTGGCAGGTGTCATTTACGCAAGTAAGATTATTGTCGCATTTGCCGCCTGTATCACAGGCACAAGCAAGGCTGCCGACTTGGCATTCATTTTTGCTATTATTTGAGGTGCAAGCAGCAAATGAAAAGATGGTAATCAGCAGGGCAACAAAACTCAGTTGACGAAAAACAACACTATTAAAGCGTAAGCGGAAATCTAGGTTATTTAGCAAAAAATTAATGCTCTGGATTCCCGCTTTCGCGGGAATGACGTCAAGAGCTTTGACGGGAATGACAATTAAAAAATAAAAGTTTGTCAGAAACTTAATGTGCAGCATTATATTGCCTTTCTTACTTAATAGATTATGGCAATAAACTTAACGATACGTTTGGTAATGTTTTACCCAGTCGGTCGAAACAATGACTGGTGATAATTGTCGGTGCAGCAGTTTGTTGAGTACTTGCCCGCGAGACGTAAGTAATAGCCACGTCGCTAGGTTGTAGTGCGGTATCAGTACGAGCAGTAAAACTAATAGCCAGATTAGCACCGCGGCGCAGATATGAGCCGAGTATGCTATCACTAAACTGCACAGAATTAATCAAACCTGCTTGGTCATGAACCACTAACTCGCAGGCACGTGCATTTGCGTCAGTTATTTTTAAGCCGGCAGTATTGGCGCTACATTTATTGGCAATGCATACAAGTTGGAGGTCGCAAATGTTATTTTTTTTGCAAGGGCAGTTAAGCGTACCTTCTGGACATTGCTTACCTTTTGAACTGCAGGATGCCAAAAAATATATACTAAGAAGAATTATAATCTGAGTCATCCAAGTACGACGAACCCAGTGCCAATGACGCATCGTGGTATCCTCAGGCAAAATACTCAAGCGACCCTATGATGTAAAAAATGATTTGTCACGGGTATTTGGTGCAAATTACACTGGATTTATTTGATTAGAAGATCAACGAAAGATGAATATTAGTGATATATTAGTACATAAAATTGATTAATGTGTGGAATTATTTATAGCAGCTATGGTTGTCCAAGAGGGGGAGGGATATTGTAATATTGTTAATAAATAGATTTCTCACATTCTTCGAAGTGACAATGGGTTTTCCCTCTATGTAAAGTTTTGATTTATGCAAATGATGTAGAAGTAATGGTTTTGCATTTTAAGGCCTAATTTTAGTGTTTGAATAGTAATAAGCAGGCAATTTTTGGAGAAATGTAATGGTAAGTGCTGCTAGCATATTCACTGTGGTGTTATCACTAGTAACTTTAGCAAGTTGCGCCTCATCTTATACTTTTGGTGAGCAACCTTCTCTTGCAGCGAATACTGCATGGTCTCTGGTGCATGACCGGCCAGTCGTTTATGCGGATAAAAATTTTACCTCTTTCCCAATAAACAATACGGGGTTCATTAACGAAACACGCGGTATCGCTGTTTGTAATCTAGCTCAAATTCTTTTTACCGACAATGGTGGCAAGACGTGGCAGTTGGCTAAGCTACCCCTTACCAACGGAGGCTTTACCAGTCTAGAGATTATGAACAATGATATGGCCTGGGCCAGCGGTATTAATATGCTACGTGCTTCGTCTGATGGCGGCAATAGTTGGCGAGAATTATCTGATTACGGTGCGGTACATGCAAGTGGTAATTATTTGTCTTTTGTGAGTCCGATGGTTGGTTGGTATGCAGTTAGCAAAGATAGCGGTTCAGTACATCCATTAGTAATAACTCATGATGGCGGTGAAACATGGTCGCCTGTAGCAATACCTGACGATATTGAAGAAAAAATAATGGCGATATCCCTACTATCTGAATCTACCGGTTTTATATTGTTAATATCAGGCAAGATTCTGCGCACCGATAATGCAGGGGTAAACTGGCATTCTATATCTCTGCCAATAACAAAAAGAATTATAGTAAAAGAGAATCTTGGTGCGCCCGTTGAGGCGCTACGTTTTACTAGCTCTTTGCAAGGTACAGTCGTACTATACTTTGATAAACCAAGAGGGTTTGCAGTGTTTGACACCGAAGATGGTGGCAAGAGCTGGCAAGAACAGATACTACCGCACCTCGAAGAAGTGACAATTGGTAATGTATTTTTGTCTCGCGATGCGCGATATCTAACTATAACTGATCTTAATTCTAAAAAGATTCGACTTTATCGCCGTCAGTAGTATCAAAGTTAAAACAGGTATTTTCTCCAAAAATAGCTCAACATCAGAATATTGCGCCTCTTTTTTTAGTGTTTTTTTGGTGCTTGGCAGCCGTAACCTTGGCAGCCGCCTTGTGAGAATCGGAGGATTTGATGATATCCCTTAAAATGTTTTTTTATCAAATCTTCACCTGTTGATTAAAATAAGATAGCGTTATAGCCGAAAGCTAATAAAAATTAGCGTATCAATAGGAGATAGTTGCTTTTGGCCAGCGATATCGAAACAGTATTGACCGCGTTGAATCAGGCAAACGTCCGCTATCTTGTTGTCGGAGGAGTTGCGGTAGTTTTGCATGGTCATTTACGTACAACGGCTGATTTAGATTTAATAATACAACTTGAGACTGACAATACTTTACGAGCAGTGGATGCTTTGGCTCAGCTAGGGTATCAACCAAGAGCGCCGGTACCTATTGAACAGTTTGCCGATGCTTCGATGCGACAATCTTGGTTAACTGAAAAAGGTATGACAGTTTTAGGGTTATGGAGCGAGAATTTTCCGACTCTTGAAGTTGATCTCTTTATTGCTGAACCAATAGATTTTAACACTGCCTATAATCGCGCATTAACCGTTACGCTTGATTCTACAACTGCAACGGTTGTGTCTCTTGATGATTTGATATCATTGAAACGTATGGCAGCGCGAGCTATAGATTTAGCTGACATTGAAGCAATGCAAGCTCTTAAAGAAGTAAATGAGAATTCTAATGAATAAGCAAAACTTAAAATTTGCTAAAGGCTTTGCTGAACATCGTCAAAGCCAAGTAAGTATTGGGCTAAGGCTTACTCCAGCAGAGAGATTACGTTGGCTTGAAGAAACGATGAAGACTATGCGTCGCTGGCAAGGTAAGGCGCAGCAAGTTGAGAAGAAGAAAGAATAAAACTAGAAGGATAATTAATTTGACATCGAGCGCGCTATTTTAAAATACCTAGGTGTTTCATATTTTGAAAATACTATAAACTGATTTTGGATGTCAAAGTCGGGACTTATTATAAACTACGCCAAAGATGAGCGATGGGTAGCAATTGTACATCATTTTCTATAGAGGCGTTATCGCCCATGTGCAGTAAAAGTGCTCTGCGTGGTTTATCTGCGTTTTTACTGTTTAAAAATGTTTTAAGATGACGCACATCATTTGCAGCTGGGTTAATAGTATTTTTAATTTCTATTGCAGTTGTTAGTGATGGTTCATCAATGATTATATCGATTTCGGCACCGCCAGCAGATTGATAATATAGTAACTGATCACAATTAAACCGACCGAGACGACGACGTTTTTCTATTTCAGCAATAACGAAGTTTTCTAGCTGCTGCCCGATGGATACCTTAATACCAAGCGCAAAGAGAATTCCATTATCAGCAAAATAATATTTAGCAGCTTTAGCATGACGTTTTGCTGGCCCAAATTGATAGCCATAAAGTTTAAAAACTAAGCGTGACGCTTCAAGTACATTAAGATATTTGCGGGCTGTTGGGTAACTAAGTGCTGACTCTCTTGCAGCATTAACTACTGAAGTATGAGAGCCAAGAGAAATAGCTAGATAGGAAAGAATTGCCATTAAGCCATCTGCATTTTCAACATTTGATAGTAATGCCAGGTCTTTAGCAAAATAACTATTTTTATAATTATGTAATATTTCTTGTTTAGATTCAGCGTTGTTACAATTAATTACTTCTGGGAATCCACCATAGATAATGCTGTCTTTAAGTTGTCGACGCGCTTTTATAGCTTGTAATTGATTTACAACATTAAAGCACTCATGAGTTGGTGGTCCAAGTTCTTCACCCCAGCAAGCAGTTGGAAGTTCTAGAGGATGCATGCGACCAGCAAGTGTTTCAACCCCTTGAGATAATAACCCCAAGGCGCTTGACCCAGTCATGATAAAAGTTTTGTTCTGTGTATCGATCGCATATTTAACCGCGATAAGTAACTCAGGGCATCTTTGAATTTCGTCAATTATAGCAAATGATTTAGTTATTGATTGAATCAGACCTTTTGGGTCAGTACGTGCAAAACGTAAAACATCGAAGTCATCGAGGGTATAATATATTGCATCAGGAAAACGTTGCCGTAATAGCGTGGTTTTTCCAACCCGGCGAGCACCTAAAAGCATACAAGTGGAATTTTCAGGAAATTTTAACCATCTATTAAACATTGTTTTATTATTTGCCTGGTAATTTAGAAAGTCAAGTTTAAAAAGTCAACATTATAAGTGTCAGTTTCTGTAAGCCATCATTTTAATCTAAT
Proteins encoded:
- a CDS encoding ATP-binding protein, with product MFNRWLKFPENSTCMLLGARRVGKTTLLRQRFPDAIYYTLDDFDVLRFARTDPKGLIQSITKSFAIIDEIQRCPELLIAVKYAIDTQNKTFIMTGSSALGLLSQGVETLAGRMHPLELPTACWGEELGPPTHECFNVVNQLQAIKARRQLKDSIIYGGFPEVINCNNAESKQEILHNYKNSYFAKDLALLSNVENADGLMAILSYLAISLGSHTSVVNAARESALSYPTARKYLNVLEASRLVFKLYGYQFGPAKRHAKAAKYYFADNGILFALGIKVSIGQQLENFVIAEIEKRRRLGRFNCDQLLYYQSAGGAEIDIIIDEPSLTTAIEIKNTINPAANDVRHLKTFLNSKNADKPRRALLLHMGDNASIENDVQLLPIAHLWRSL
- a CDS encoding nucleotidyltransferase, which gives rise to MASDIETVLTALNQANVRYLVVGGVAVVLHGHLRTTADLDLIIQLETDNTLRAVDALAQLGYQPRAPVPIEQFADASMRQSWLTEKGMTVLGLWSENFPTLEVDLFIAEPIDFNTAYNRALTVTLDSTTATVVSLDDLISLKRMAARAIDLADIEAMQALKEVNENSNE